The following proteins are encoded in a genomic region of Gimesia algae:
- a CDS encoding transposase, protein MGRPKRAAQAGYIYHVLNRANARMTIFETDEDYAAFERILSEAVEQFQMRLLSYCLMPNHWHLVVYPSEDGQLSRFTGWLTLTHTQRWHAHRKSTGSGHVYQGRFKSFPIQEDEHFYTVCRYVERNALTAKLVKRAEDWRWGSLYHWNQGTTEPQPLLSPWPQRRKPGWLEHVNQCLTDREAQALTRSIQRGAPFGDKEWTEKTVQQLDLGSTLKPRGRPRKADKGS, encoded by the coding sequence ATGGGACGACCAAAACGCGCTGCCCAGGCAGGATATATTTATCATGTGCTGAACCGAGCAAATGCCCGGATGACGATATTTGAGACGGACGAAGACTACGCCGCATTCGAGCGGATCTTGTCGGAAGCGGTCGAGCAGTTCCAAATGCGGCTGCTCAGTTATTGCTTGATGCCCAACCATTGGCATCTGGTCGTTTATCCGAGTGAAGACGGCCAGCTCTCCCGCTTCACAGGCTGGCTCACGTTGACTCATACTCAACGCTGGCACGCCCATCGCAAGAGCACCGGCTCCGGCCACGTTTACCAGGGACGGTTCAAATCATTCCCGATCCAGGAGGACGAGCACTTCTATACGGTGTGCCGTTATGTCGAACGAAATGCGTTAACGGCGAAACTGGTAAAGCGGGCTGAGGACTGGCGTTGGGGCAGCCTGTATCACTGGAATCAGGGAACAACCGAACCGCAGCCTCTGCTATCTCCCTGGCCACAGAGACGCAAACCGGGCTGGCTTGAACATGTTAACCAGTGTCTGACTGATCGCGAAGCACAGGCACTGACACGCAGTATCCAGCGCGGCGCCCCGTTTGGAGATAAAGAGTGGACCGAAAAAACAGTCCAACAACTAGACCTGGGAAGTACTTTAAAACCCCGAGGCAGGCCTCGAAAAGCAGATAAAGGTTCCTGA
- a CDS encoding leucine-rich repeat domain-containing protein, translated as MKLKHKPKTLAILCVLFSLVLLVFTFSSSMFSYLKRVRVVENLTSLYSMGAVEEEGSDSLPRHYLVYTPKTGLLSRLKIMSPIGMADTVSQISYDIESSEKALPESIDTFTEVQSLTLSNISLTSREALIIGKLNNISSITFYNCDLSIQFCSNFPSKNKLSEIRIYESTASPSSMSALLRRTPDLSTLSISKNNQTSELLKNAQALPLESLSLRRCSIDQESLLLISKIQTLKHLDLRDNKLPTRSFEFLATLPKIWGIDIRKTTFSPNELADLSTSESLTAIWISGQKITTNDLNSLFKIRTLQQITAVLPTKEPHPKSHKDVKVIIRRYDYDTANE; from the coding sequence ATGAAATTAAAGCACAAACCAAAGACTCTTGCCATTCTTTGTGTTTTATTCTCTTTGGTTTTACTCGTTTTCACTTTTAGCTCAAGCATGTTTTCCTACCTAAAGCGTGTCAGAGTTGTAGAAAATTTGACCTCACTTTATAGCATGGGAGCTGTTGAAGAAGAAGGATCTGATTCTTTACCCAGACATTATCTCGTTTATACTCCCAAAACTGGATTACTGAGTCGCCTAAAAATAATGTCACCCATCGGAATGGCTGATACCGTTTCACAGATATCATATGATATTGAGTCTTCAGAAAAAGCCCTTCCAGAGTCGATCGACACTTTTACTGAGGTACAATCTCTTACGCTAAGTAATATTAGCCTCACTTCAAGAGAGGCATTGATTATAGGAAAGTTAAATAATATTTCATCGATCACATTTTATAACTGTGATTTATCAATCCAATTTTGCAGCAACTTTCCAAGTAAGAATAAATTATCCGAAATTAGAATCTACGAATCAACAGCCAGTCCTAGTAGTATGTCCGCCTTATTACGTCGCACCCCTGATTTGAGCACTCTTTCCATTAGTAAGAATAATCAAACATCTGAATTACTAAAGAATGCTCAAGCGCTACCTCTTGAATCATTAAGTCTAAGACGATGCTCAATTGACCAAGAATCTCTATTGTTGATCAGTAAAATTCAAACACTCAAACACTTAGACTTAAGAGACAACAAGTTACCGACTCGCAGTTTCGAATTTCTAGCGACTCTTCCTAAAATATGGGGTATTGATATAAGGAAAACGACATTTTCTCCCAATGAATTAGCTGATCTTTCAACTTCAGAATCACTTACAGCGATTTGGATAAGCGGGCAAAAAATAACCACAAATGATTTGAATTCACTTTTTAAAATCAGAACCCTCCAACAGATAACTGCCGTACTTCCCACTAAAGAGCCTCATCCAAAATCTCACAAAGACGTAAAGGTTATTATTAGGAGATATGATTATGACACTGCTAATGAATAA
- a CDS encoding TadE/TadG family type IV pilus assembly protein encodes MKNDQLTNKKRQPRGVITVELILTLPILLICVLAMVEFGVLLSQMKQVEFASREGARLAAQQSITALPSSVGDVASRVERVLQTGDISGYCRVILQHNVASAGNPVQTTGPCDCPTPATPDMPSGTNLAAVRVTVCVEMDQLAPDLLATLGFSLSGKRISQTTTWPYREPQTQDYVGNVYVASSIPPGPASISLVDPDTANRSITSSSSTGTGTTPLGPTDILWDATNQQIIYSDLYQQSIVAVDPATGDRTILSSSHPGTPVGSGASLLNITGLALEPSGTLLALTNPFGLIRINPATGDRTVLSSSTVGVGPVWSTGDTVAVNSTGGIYVVGKASFAGVYQVDSITGNRTLVTEDMISTPVTQRMGNPTDAIFDMSDNLLIVGNLNIISVNVTTVSRIQISGIAKGSGSPIVSPQGIAEQDDGTILVSDNALQSIIAIDPTTGDRTEFSGPSTGTGPSYGPGIRDLTIVP; translated from the coding sequence ATGAAAAATGACCAGCTGACAAATAAAAAAAGACAACCAAGAGGTGTGATCACTGTCGAGCTGATTCTCACTCTGCCGATCCTGTTGATATGTGTATTAGCAATGGTTGAGTTTGGTGTGTTACTGTCTCAGATGAAGCAGGTTGAATTCGCCAGCCGTGAAGGAGCCCGCCTGGCGGCTCAACAGTCAATAACGGCCCTTCCTTCCTCAGTGGGAGATGTGGCAAGCCGAGTAGAGCGGGTATTGCAGACAGGTGATATTTCCGGTTACTGCCGTGTCATCCTGCAGCACAATGTGGCTTCCGCAGGCAACCCTGTTCAAACGACAGGTCCCTGTGATTGTCCCACTCCTGCTACACCTGACATGCCTTCCGGGACCAATCTTGCTGCTGTTCGTGTCACTGTTTGTGTAGAAATGGATCAGTTGGCGCCTGATCTCCTGGCGACTTTAGGATTTTCACTCTCGGGTAAAAGAATCTCACAAACGACAACCTGGCCGTATAGGGAGCCACAAACTCAGGATTATGTCGGGAATGTTTATGTTGCCAGCAGCATCCCACCTGGTCCTGCTTCCATTTCACTTGTCGACCCGGATACTGCGAATCGTTCGATTACGTCGAGTTCCAGTACGGGAACAGGAACAACTCCATTGGGGCCGACGGATATTCTCTGGGATGCCACTAATCAGCAGATTATTTACTCGGACCTCTATCAGCAGTCGATTGTTGCCGTTGATCCTGCCACGGGGGATCGGACGATTCTTTCCTCTTCCCATCCAGGTACACCCGTTGGCAGTGGGGCGTCATTGTTGAATATCACTGGATTGGCCCTGGAACCCTCGGGGACACTGCTGGCGTTGACTAACCCGTTTGGTTTAATTCGTATCAATCCAGCGACTGGTGATCGGACGGTGCTTTCCAGCTCAACGGTGGGGGTCGGCCCCGTCTGGTCCACGGGAGATACTGTTGCTGTCAATTCCACAGGGGGGATCTATGTCGTGGGGAAAGCCTCTTTTGCTGGGGTGTATCAAGTCGACAGCATCACTGGTAACCGTACTCTTGTCACCGAGGATATGATCTCAACACCTGTCACACAGAGGATGGGTAATCCTACAGACGCTATTTTTGACATGTCTGATAATTTGCTGATTGTCGGCAATCTCAATATTATTTCTGTCAATGTGACCACAGTCAGTCGAATACAGATCTCTGGAATAGCCAAGGGGAGTGGTTCACCCATTGTGTCACCACAGGGGATTGCCGAACAGGATGACGGGACAATCCTCGTATCTGATAACGCACTTCAGTCGATCATTGCGATTGACCCGACAACTGGAGACCGAACTGAGTTTTCGGGACCTTCTACTGGCACCGGCCCCAGCTATGGGCCGGGGATTCGCGATCTGACCATTGTACCTTAG
- a CDS encoding RNA polymerase sigma factor gives MSIPTISTTLINHAAQRDPDSCNRLMELSEWILFRIASRVLDHREDVEDVVQETLAAVVKVMSTENLHLEYGRHSYIRLLKTCLRNVSANHFRKKQLTPTGGTDNLILLHNLIDDNIETVEEKQDIAEGMIELAGLTENEKQVLRLYFFAGKTAREIADETGMTPANARQIQSRALRKIRDFLGED, from the coding sequence ATGAGTATCCCCACAATCTCTACCACGCTCATCAATCATGCTGCTCAGCGGGATCCCGATTCCTGTAACAGATTAATGGAACTTTCTGAGTGGATTTTATTCAGGATCGCCAGTCGTGTGCTGGACCACAGGGAGGATGTGGAAGATGTAGTACAGGAGACACTGGCTGCAGTAGTCAAGGTGATGTCGACGGAGAACCTGCATCTCGAATATGGTCGGCATAGTTATATCAGGCTGCTGAAAACATGTCTGCGCAATGTTTCTGCCAATCATTTTCGCAAAAAACAACTCACCCCCACTGGTGGCACCGACAATCTCATCCTCCTGCATAACCTGATCGATGACAACATTGAAACGGTTGAAGAAAAACAGGATATTGCCGAGGGAATGATTGAACTGGCCGGGTTGACAGAGAACGAAAAACAGGTCCTGAGACTGTATTTTTTTGCCGGAAAGACTGCCCGGGAGATCGCCGACGAAACAGGCATGACACCCGCAAATGCTCGGCAGATCCAGTCACGCGCGCTCCGGAAAATTCGCGATTTTCTCGGCGAAGATTGA
- a CDS encoding DUF1501 domain-containing protein, with product MSYSRREFLGLGSTLLATSAAVPAFLKQTAWAAAGKEPTSDRVLVVLQLTGGNDGLNTVVPFTDENYRRLRPKLQLADAKLHRLNDRVGLHPSLKGLKELMDEEQAAIIQSVGYPNPNRSHFESMAIWQTAPSDQKLSYQKSVYAREGWLARTINQRATVAQQTASAQALNIGLDEMPQALFGSRVQVPSIKNLAQLKQNTGLFDQKTLQAQIAAWKNRTGSTSNPLLKAALQSSLAVHTTAEQIRKINPDQSTTVKYPDTPLAELLRLVSQLIHAGFSTPIYYTEHTGFDTHSQQLNSHRNVLSDLGRSLKAFLSDVSKQTPNRPVLVLVFSEFGRRVEENASAGTDHGTAGPVILAGSNLKPGVHGSAPDLENLVDGDPVFGVDFRSVYATILENWLNVPSQPVLGQQFEKLDILKTT from the coding sequence ATGAGCTATAGCCGTCGAGAATTCCTGGGACTGGGTTCCACACTGCTCGCCACCAGCGCCGCGGTTCCTGCGTTCCTGAAGCAAACTGCCTGGGCTGCGGCGGGAAAAGAACCGACGTCAGACCGTGTGCTGGTCGTCCTGCAATTGACGGGCGGCAATGATGGACTGAATACCGTGGTCCCGTTCACAGACGAAAACTATCGCAGGCTGCGTCCCAAGTTACAACTGGCCGACGCCAAACTGCATCGTTTGAACGATAGGGTTGGCCTGCATCCCTCTTTGAAGGGATTAAAAGAACTGATGGATGAAGAGCAGGCGGCCATCATCCAAAGTGTCGGTTACCCGAACCCCAACCGCTCGCATTTCGAATCGATGGCGATCTGGCAGACGGCTCCCAGCGATCAGAAGTTGAGTTACCAAAAGAGCGTGTACGCGCGAGAAGGCTGGCTGGCCCGCACGATTAATCAGCGTGCGACAGTCGCACAACAGACAGCATCGGCGCAGGCATTAAATATCGGCCTCGACGAAATGCCCCAGGCATTGTTCGGCAGCCGCGTACAGGTGCCCTCGATTAAAAATCTCGCGCAGCTCAAACAGAACACTGGTCTCTTCGATCAAAAAACACTGCAGGCTCAAATCGCTGCCTGGAAAAACAGAACCGGTTCCACTTCAAACCCGCTTCTGAAAGCAGCCCTGCAAAGTTCGCTCGCCGTACATACGACGGCTGAGCAGATCCGAAAAATCAATCCTGACCAATCCACGACGGTCAAGTATCCCGACACTCCTCTGGCAGAACTGCTCCGGCTGGTGTCCCAACTGATTCATGCCGGATTTTCCACACCCATTTATTACACCGAGCACACGGGCTTCGATACGCATTCGCAACAACTCAATTCTCACCGCAATGTATTAAGCGACTTGGGACGATCCCTTAAGGCGTTCCTCTCTGATGTCAGCAAGCAAACCCCGAATCGGCCGGTGCTGGTTCTGGTCTTCTCGGAATTCGGACGACGTGTCGAAGAAAACGCCAGCGCAGGCACCGATCATGGCACCGCAGGCCCTGTGATCCTGGCTGGCAGTAACCTCAAGCCGGGAGTACACGGCTCCGCTCCTGATCTCGAAAACCTGGTCGACGGTGATCCTGTGTTCGGCGTCGACTTCCGCAGCGTCTACGCCACCATTCTGGAAAACTGGCTGAACGTTCCCAGCCAACCCGTCCTCGGCCAGCAATTCGAGAAGCTCGATATTCTAAAGACGACGTGA
- a CDS encoding DUF1800 domain-containing protein has protein sequence MQSDAEHWAPYVPTSADPWTLEKVAHLHRRAGFAANWEELHRDLKAGPAESIDRLLHPPPAPQKFVRVADALKNIIESSGDSFMTAESLSPLQAWWLFRMTFGSDPLGEKLTLFWHNHFATSISGVYNLKLMLDQNELFRKHARGKFGDLLLAIEANPAMLKWLDGGANQKEHPNENFARELLELFTLGEGHYSEDDIREAARSLTGWKPGRDSLLNETNEFFYDETLVDTSPKTFLGQTGSWRRDDIFRIILQQPEAARYLCRRLYRWFVSESTIPDDTLIEPLAIQMRASNYSIEHVVGIILRSQHFFSPAACWQRVKSPVEFCVGTIRQLEPKRIPNLLPLAALNCDQQGQILFNPPSVKGWEGGTAWLNTNCTLTRMNWAAELLNGNPDSGLPTYDPKHWLREHSIEPSQAIKSFFELLLQNSLNQESAVLVKRLADKGPSQLRAALQVLLQTPEFQLA, from the coding sequence ATGCAGTCAGACGCTGAGCATTGGGCGCCTTATGTGCCGACATCTGCTGACCCGTGGACTCTGGAAAAGGTGGCCCATCTGCACCGCCGCGCCGGCTTTGCAGCGAACTGGGAAGAACTGCACCGCGATCTCAAAGCGGGCCCCGCGGAAAGCATCGACAGGTTACTGCATCCGCCACCCGCACCCCAGAAATTCGTACGGGTGGCTGACGCGCTCAAAAACATTATTGAGTCTTCCGGTGACAGTTTTATGACGGCGGAAAGTTTATCTCCCCTGCAGGCCTGGTGGTTATTTCGAATGACTTTCGGCAGTGACCCGCTGGGAGAAAAACTGACATTGTTCTGGCACAACCACTTCGCAACCTCAATCTCGGGCGTCTATAACCTGAAACTGATGCTGGATCAGAATGAGCTCTTTCGCAAACACGCACGCGGCAAATTTGGGGATTTGCTACTGGCGATCGAAGCCAATCCGGCAATGTTGAAGTGGCTCGATGGAGGCGCCAACCAAAAAGAACACCCCAACGAAAACTTCGCGCGGGAACTGCTCGAACTCTTCACGCTCGGAGAAGGACATTATAGCGAGGACGACATCCGCGAAGCGGCCCGTAGTCTGACTGGCTGGAAACCGGGTCGGGACAGCCTGCTGAACGAGACCAACGAATTTTTCTACGACGAAACTCTTGTCGACACCAGTCCTAAGACATTTCTGGGACAAACGGGCTCCTGGCGGCGCGATGATATTTTCCGCATCATTCTTCAGCAACCCGAAGCCGCCAGATACCTCTGCCGCCGCCTTTATCGCTGGTTCGTCAGCGAGAGCACAATTCCCGATGATACCCTGATCGAACCGCTGGCCATTCAGATGCGCGCCAGCAATTATTCCATCGAACATGTAGTCGGCATTATTCTGCGCTCTCAGCACTTCTTCTCACCTGCCGCCTGTTGGCAGCGGGTTAAGTCGCCTGTCGAATTCTGCGTCGGCACCATTCGCCAACTGGAACCGAAGCGAATTCCCAACCTGTTACCGCTGGCGGCTCTCAACTGTGATCAGCAGGGACAAATTCTATTTAACCCTCCCAGTGTCAAAGGCTGGGAAGGGGGAACGGCCTGGCTCAATACCAACTGTACCCTGACCAGAATGAACTGGGCCGCGGAACTGCTAAACGGTAATCCAGACTCAGGCTTACCAACATATGATCCCAAACACTGGCTTAGAGAACATTCCATTGAACCCTCACAGGCAATCAAATCATTTTTCGAGTTACTTCTGCAAAACAGCCTCAACCAGGAATCAGCGGTCCTCGTAAAACGTCTGGCTGACAAAGGTCCGTCGCAACTGCGTGCTGCCCTGCAGGTTCTATTACAAACACCGGAATTCCAGTTAGCATAG
- a CDS encoding protein kinase domain-containing protein, which yields MLSDYNLGKLDFKQIDTLTQHFRTCDNCRERLERLDEESDPLINSLKVPPLSIGQISLEYEIGSGGMGRVFKGYDTRLIRPVAVKLINAEKQKDWKDLAARFEREVQMLARVESPYVVKALFAGEENGFTYFVQEYVDGQNLKQRMEQLGSSPAPPACANIIYQVASGLTAVHQLGIVHRDIHPGNILINTKGYVQIADFGLAFQPEGSGDSEELTALRQGFGQLSYVSPEQWNSARNATAKSDIYSLGCIWYFLLTGHPLIRDPKTLEIINPASQFQEVNRVDRKLLKSMLQLEPQLRPAANEVTAALQNRLGTADSLEYILNNQPVPGRLGWKRYGVLASLALLALYSLLLAFPTAESDLTEQTSQILPAAPPPVPVAKPIKREQYVLQFDGADDFVETPFIYDSGEPITFEAWLTPDCEERPRNMEIISNAETAGFLMRLKDGTMPEFMFHDGIYYANHTNSHQIGCGKRVHLAAVFDGISIGMYVNGKKQGLNYPVRRRHRHSPIPIHLCANPDPALIGRPVAEKKSCFAGLLHQCRFTKGAIYLEDFSPEKELTSNDSTLLLYHFNSDTGRVIPDLSGNGRDGKIVGATWEEFDPRKVPEQNNEFKWPVEMPDPVLVNDTPERIREVQQAWADFLKLPPQLEIPLGDGVKIDLELIPPGEFMMGTLDETLKNSAASTKQREIKYQVLTADLPHHLARITQPFYMSHTEISRKQYRQFVEQARYRTDPERDGRGGTDFKTSETNSQITWASDLGGTLSDDHPAANLTWYDARNFCSWLTRKQARLSFDLPAESQWEYACRAGTATQWYPTGEQQLSRYGWFGTTQTHPCGQLQSNAFGLYDMHGNVAEWCRDYFSNEESFSNPVNNPSGPHTGIQRMLRGGSAIQDTLSCRSAYREGRLPVTRDATTGFRVCATPNPATQDLDSLDRFSLHFNGVDDTVEAVYDYRRPSDPLTIECWADISEESMNDRFSSAVIYDLHSKLRATYCVLRNHRVHVYYHEGTWTWHAFSAEITPGNHHIAGVFDGINLNVFVDGQGPEKVAKQKSPREARYLRSLFRIGTGSIIEDRQHRGFQGNISQLRISEETMYDAAFQPPPLLMQHESTVALYRFEQGNGSLLHDLSGMHNHGKILGAAWSNSSQPDKQLTSRGIHFDGVDRLEAILPDKFEGTFTIEAWVSPDTEQKLTHQTMFQWGSLSLKYHINQGEYWTWSLLDPQSQEIPISSVSSRDVATSRPVHLACQWNGSRWKLFLNGLPCETLRMNSMNFGRARNIIKDCLQKPLLIGGSPATGKTSSHGFEGNLHALRISNSERYRKPFTPQADFKVDDQTLLLYRFDEHTGETVKDSSPNKILGTLHRGK from the coding sequence ATGCTATCTGACTATAATCTGGGGAAGCTCGATTTTAAGCAGATCGATACGCTGACCCAGCATTTCAGAACGTGCGACAATTGCAGAGAAAGACTAGAAAGACTGGACGAAGAGTCTGATCCTCTGATCAACAGCCTCAAGGTTCCTCCGCTTTCGATTGGCCAGATCTCTCTCGAGTATGAAATCGGCTCGGGAGGTATGGGACGAGTTTTTAAAGGCTACGATACACGCCTGATTCGACCTGTCGCCGTAAAACTGATCAACGCAGAAAAACAAAAAGACTGGAAAGACCTGGCAGCACGATTTGAACGTGAAGTGCAGATGCTGGCCCGTGTTGAATCGCCTTATGTGGTCAAGGCACTGTTTGCAGGTGAAGAAAACGGCTTCACCTATTTTGTACAGGAGTACGTGGACGGTCAGAATCTGAAACAGAGGATGGAACAGCTCGGTTCTTCCCCCGCCCCTCCGGCCTGTGCCAACATTATCTATCAGGTCGCCTCCGGCCTGACTGCAGTTCACCAACTGGGCATCGTACACCGCGATATCCATCCTGGAAATATTCTGATCAACACAAAAGGTTATGTTCAGATTGCTGATTTCGGACTGGCGTTTCAACCCGAAGGCTCAGGCGATAGCGAAGAACTGACTGCGCTCAGACAGGGGTTCGGGCAACTCAGTTATGTTTCCCCGGAACAATGGAATTCGGCACGCAACGCGACTGCCAAATCAGACATCTACTCCCTGGGATGTATCTGGTATTTTCTGCTCACAGGCCACCCTCTGATCCGGGATCCGAAAACACTGGAAATCATCAATCCAGCCAGTCAGTTTCAGGAAGTGAACCGGGTTGATCGAAAACTGCTGAAGTCGATGTTGCAGCTGGAGCCCCAACTCAGACCTGCCGCAAACGAAGTCACCGCTGCATTGCAGAACCGGCTGGGGACAGCTGATTCGCTGGAATACATTCTTAACAACCAGCCAGTCCCGGGTCGCTTAGGCTGGAAACGTTATGGTGTTCTGGCATCCCTCGCTCTACTGGCCCTTTATTCTCTGCTACTGGCATTTCCGACTGCAGAGAGTGATTTAACAGAACAGACCAGCCAGATTCTACCAGCGGCCCCTCCTCCAGTACCTGTAGCCAAACCCATAAAGCGAGAGCAGTATGTCCTGCAGTTTGATGGCGCCGATGATTTCGTAGAAACCCCCTTTATCTATGACAGTGGAGAACCGATTACCTTTGAAGCCTGGCTGACACCGGACTGTGAAGAACGCCCTCGGAACATGGAAATCATTTCCAACGCGGAGACCGCAGGTTTCCTCATGCGTCTGAAAGACGGAACGATGCCCGAGTTTATGTTTCATGATGGTATCTATTACGCGAACCACACCAATTCTCATCAGATTGGGTGTGGCAAACGAGTACACCTTGCTGCTGTGTTCGATGGCATCAGTATCGGCATGTATGTGAATGGAAAAAAACAGGGGCTCAATTACCCCGTACGACGCCGACATCGCCATTCTCCCATTCCCATCCATCTCTGTGCCAATCCCGATCCGGCGCTGATTGGACGCCCCGTCGCCGAAAAAAAATCGTGCTTCGCCGGACTGCTGCATCAGTGTCGTTTTACCAAGGGAGCAATCTATCTGGAAGATTTCTCTCCGGAAAAAGAGTTGACTTCCAACGACTCGACCCTGCTGCTGTACCACTTCAACTCGGATACCGGGCGCGTCATACCAGATTTAAGCGGAAACGGCCGTGATGGAAAGATTGTCGGCGCGACCTGGGAAGAATTTGATCCCCGCAAAGTTCCTGAACAAAACAATGAGTTCAAATGGCCCGTTGAGATGCCGGACCCTGTGCTGGTCAACGATACGCCCGAGCGTATCCGGGAAGTTCAACAGGCCTGGGCTGACTTCCTCAAGCTGCCACCTCAATTGGAAATCCCCCTCGGAGATGGCGTCAAAATTGATCTGGAGCTGATCCCCCCCGGTGAATTCATGATGGGTACTCTGGATGAAACTCTGAAAAATTCGGCGGCGTCCACAAAACAACGGGAAATCAAATACCAGGTACTGACAGCCGACCTGCCCCACCATCTGGCACGCATTACTCAACCCTTTTATATGAGCCATACGGAAATTTCCCGGAAACAGTATCGACAGTTTGTTGAGCAGGCGCGATATCGAACCGATCCGGAACGCGATGGGCGGGGGGGCACTGACTTCAAAACATCTGAGACAAACTCTCAGATTACCTGGGCCAGTGATCTGGGAGGCACTCTCAGTGATGATCATCCCGCAGCCAATCTGACCTGGTATGATGCCCGTAATTTTTGCAGCTGGTTGACTCGCAAGCAGGCCCGACTTTCGTTTGATCTGCCTGCCGAGTCGCAATGGGAATACGCCTGTCGCGCCGGGACCGCCACACAGTGGTATCCCACCGGGGAGCAGCAGCTATCCCGCTATGGCTGGTTTGGAACAACACAAACTCACCCCTGCGGGCAACTTCAGTCAAACGCCTTTGGACTGTACGACATGCACGGAAATGTCGCGGAATGGTGCCGTGATTATTTCTCCAACGAAGAAAGTTTTTCCAATCCGGTCAATAATCCCTCCGGTCCACATACAGGGATTCAAAGAATGCTGCGGGGTGGTTCAGCCATCCAGGATACCCTCTCCTGTCGTTCCGCTTATCGAGAAGGTCGCCTGCCTGTGACGCGGGATGCTACAACCGGCTTCCGGGTCTGTGCCACACCCAATCCCGCTACCCAAGACCTGGACAGCCTCGACCGGTTTTCCCTGCACTTTAATGGAGTCGATGATACCGTTGAAGCCGTCTATGACTATCGCAGACCGAGCGATCCTTTAACCATTGAATGCTGGGCCGACATTTCCGAGGAGAGTATGAACGACCGGTTTTCCTCAGCGGTCATCTATGACCTGCATTCTAAACTGCGGGCCACATACTGCGTTCTCAGAAATCATCGCGTCCATGTCTATTATCATGAAGGCACCTGGACCTGGCATGCCTTCTCTGCAGAAATTACTCCCGGCAATCATCATATCGCGGGCGTCTTTGACGGGATAAATCTGAATGTGTTTGTGGATGGTCAGGGACCGGAAAAAGTAGCAAAGCAAAAATCACCGCGTGAAGCTCGCTACTTACGATCGCTCTTTCGTATCGGTACAGGCTCCATCATCGAAGACAGACAGCACCGTGGCTTTCAGGGAAATATTTCGCAGCTGCGCATCAGCGAAGAGACAATGTACGACGCTGCCTTTCAGCCACCCCCTCTGCTGATGCAGCATGAATCAACGGTCGCTTTATATCGCTTTGAACAAGGGAACGGAAGCCTGTTACACGATCTGAGCGGCATGCATAATCATGGAAAAATCCTCGGCGCCGCCTGGTCAAACAGCTCACAGCCGGACAAACAACTCACCAGCCGGGGTATCCACTTTGACGGCGTCGACAGGCTTGAAGCAATACTCCCGGACAAGTTCGAGGGGACATTTACCATTGAAGCCTGGGTCTCACCCGATACCGAACAGAAACTGACACACCAGACCATGTTTCAATGGGGCTCCCTCAGCCTGAAATACCATATCAACCAGGGGGAATACTGGACATGGTCTCTGCTGGATCCGCAGTCCCAGGAAATTCCCATCTCATCAGTTTCCAGCAGAGACGTGGCCACCAGCCGTCCCGTCCATCTTGCCTGTCAGTGGAATGGATCCAGATGGAAACTGTTCCTGAACGGGCTCCCTTGCGAGACACTCAGAATGAATAGCATGAACTTTGGGCGCGCCAGGAACATCATCAAAGACTGCCTGCAGAAACCACTATTGATCGGTGGCTCGCCTGCAACAGGAAAAACCTCTTCACACGGATTTGAAGGCAACCTGCATGCACTCCGGATTTCAAACAGCGAACGCTATCGCAAACCGTTCACACCTCAAGCTGATTTCAAAGTGGATGACCAGACGCTTCTCCTGTATCGCTTCGATGAGCACACAGGAGAAACAGTAAAAGACTCATCCCCCAACAAGATTCTCGGCACACTACATCGCGGAAAGTAG